In Musa acuminata AAA Group cultivar baxijiao chromosome BXJ2-8, Cavendish_Baxijiao_AAA, whole genome shotgun sequence, one genomic interval encodes:
- the LOC103994735 gene encoding uncharacterized protein LOC103994735 — translation MTVFAHSMGRGSEGAAGGVAVTMKGAAGRLQVHPLPDYGAEASQRLVEVAQRGDAREVAESLADPAVDVNFAGAVCLRARRATVSLREEAADEVLVEYEEIRTDASPLFLAAHAGDLLVVRKLLEKGADVNQKLFRGHAITAAVREGQTEVVEALLKAGASQPACEEAVVEASLHGRASLAEFLIGTDLVRPRVAVHALILAASRGFLDVVDTLIKCGADPNATSRVLLRSLKPSLHTNVDGTALIAAIVSRQTAVVRRLLQAGVRKDAKVRLGAWSWDTTTGEEFRVGAGLAEPYTAAWCAVEYFESAGTILRMLLQHHSPNAPHCGRTLLHHAILCANPRAVDTLLACGADCELPVKTSRKTEFRPIHMTVRLGLASILQILIDKGCDLNSRTDTGETALMLCARYNRDDCLRILVTAGADLGLVSVAGVSATKAAACSHWSISFQRVVVDLILAGTVPRSSNPSVFFPIMFAALCGDVGSLEVLLTRPDIDIDGQDEEGYSPLMAAAKEGHVNVFRVLVFAGANAKLCNKAGETAIDLSRSKENRDLFEQVMLEFTLERGSAGGFYALHFSARRGDMAAARLLTKRGCDVNAVDGDGYTPLMLAAREGHAEVCQLLIHGGAKCDAKTHRGETALSLARSNAKLGKDAENVILDELAMALVLRGGHVKKHTKCGRGSPHGKVLRMAAEAGVLQWGKASRRNVVCREAEVGGSSAFQRNRKGKGDRREAGLFRVVTAGKREVHFVCGGGEEAAQLWVRGIRLVTRAASGNGSSYSTAAL, via the exons ATGACGGTGTTCGCCCACTCGATGGGCCGTGGCAGCGAAGGAGCGGCAGGAGGAGTCGCGGTGACGATGAAGGGCGCGGCGGGGCGGCTGCAGGTGCACCCGCTGCCGGACTACGGCGCGGAGGCGTCGCAGCGGCTGGTGGAGGTGGCCCAGCGCGGGGACGCGAGGGAGGTGGCGGAGTCCCTCGCGGACCCGGCGGTGGATGTGAACTTCGCCGGAGCGGTGTGCCTGCGGGCGCGCCGGGCCACGGTGTCCCTTCGGGAGGAGGCCGCCGACGAGGTCCTGGTGGAGTACGAGGAGATCCGCACTGACGCGTCCCCCCTCTTCCTCGCGGCCCACGCCGGCGATCTCCTCGTCGTTCGCAAGCTCCTG GAGAAAGGCGCCGACGTGAACCAGAAGCTGTTCCGGGGACACGCGATAACGGCGGCGGTGAGGGAGGGGCAGACAGAGGTGGTGGAGGCGTTGCTGAAGGCCGGAGCATCGCAGCCCGCCTGCGAGGAGGCTGTGGTGGAGGCCAGCTTGCACGGGAGGGCGAGCCTCGCGGAGTTTCTCATCGGCACCGATCTCGTGCGTCCCCGCGTCGCCGTCCATGCGCTCATCTTGGCCGCCTCCAGGGGATTCCTCGACGTTGTCGACACCCTCATCAAG TGCGGAGCGGATCCGAACGCGACATCTCGTGTGCTGCTGCGCTCGCTGAAACCATCCCTCCACACCAATGTCGACGGCACCGCACTAATCGCCGCCATCGTCAGCCGTCAGACCGCCGTCGTCCGGCGCTTGTTGCAG GCTGGAGTGCGGAAGGACGCCAAGGTGAGACTGGGTGCATGGTCATGGGACACCACCACCGGCGAGGAGTTCCGTGTCGGCGCCGGTCTCGCCGAGCCCTACACCGCCGCTTGGTGCGCGGTCGAGTACTTCGAGTCCGCGGGCACCATCCTCCGGATGCTCCTGCAGCATCACTCTCCCAACGCTCCGCATTGTGGCCGCACGCTCCTCCACCACGCCATCCTCTGTGCCAATCCTCGAGCCGTCGACACCCTCTTGGCCTGCGGTGCCGATTGCGAGCTCCCGGTCAAGACCAGCCGGAAGACCGAGTTCCGGCCGATCCACATGACTGTCCGACTCGGCCTGGCTTCCATCCTGCAAATCTTGATCGATAAGGGGTGCGACCTGAACTCGAGAACCGACACCGGAGAGACGGCGTTGATGCTATGTGCGCGCTACAACCGCGATGACTGCCTGAGGATTCTTGTGACGGCCGGCGCTGATCTTGGCCTGGTGAGTGTGGCTGGGGTGTCTGCCACCAAGGCCGCCGCTTGCAGCCATTGGAGCATCAGTTTTCAGCGTGTAGTCGTCGACCTGATTCTGGCAGGAACGGTTCCTCGATCGAGCAATCCGTCCGTCTTCTTCCCGATCATGTTCGCGGCCCTATGTGGCGACGTCGGATCCTTGGAGGTGCTATTGACGCGACCAGATATTGACATCGACGGACAAGACGAGGAGGGGTACTCCCCGCTCATGGCGGCAGCCAAAGAGGGCCACGTCAACGTGTTCCGCGTCCTGGTCTTCGCCGGCGCCAACGCGAAGCTCTGCAACAAAGCGGGAGAGACCGCAATCGACCTTTCCCGGTCGAAGGAGAACCGGGATCTCTTCGAGCAGGTGATGCTTGAATTCACTCTCGAGAGAGGGAGTGCCGGGGGGTTCTACGCTCTGCACTTTTCGGCTCGGCGAGGAGACATGGCCGCCGCGCGCCTCTTGACCAAGAGAGGGTGCGACGTGAACGCCGTCGATGGAGATGGGTACACTCCACTGATGCTGGCAGCGAGAGAAGGCCACGCGGAAGTATGCCAGCTCTTGATCCACGGCGGCGCCAAGTGTGATGCCAAGACGCATAGAGGCGAGACGGCGCTTTCGCTGGCGAGATCGAACGCGAAGCTCGGAAAGGATGCGGAGAACGTGATATTGGACGAGCTAGCCATGGCGCTGGTTCTGCGAGGCGGCCATGTCAAGAAGCACACCAAGTGCGGGAGAGGGTCGCCGCACGGGAAGGTGTTGAGGATGGCGGCGGAGGCGGGGGTGCTGCAGTGGGGCAAGGCGAGCCGCCGGAACGTGGTGTGCAGGGAGGCAGAGGTGGGCGGGAGCTCAGCGTTCCAGAGGAACAGGAAAGGGAAGGGCGATAGACGCGAGGCGGGGCTGTTCCGGGTGGTGACCGCCGGGAAGAGGGAGGTGCATTTCGTGTGTGGAGGAGGGGAGGAGGCGGCGCAGCTTTGGGTGCGAGGGATCAGGCTTGTGACGAGGGCAGCATCGGGCAACGGATCGTCTTACAGCACTGCGGCCTTGTAA